In Macaca nemestrina isolate mMacNem1 chromosome 10, mMacNem.hap1, whole genome shotgun sequence, the genomic window CTTAACCTCATTGTAACTGACTGCTTTCTTACCTCGCATAATCAATCTTATCACTCCCAAACAGTTCTCCACTCAGCCTTTTCTCCCTCGGTACGGCCCCTTGGTGCTAGCTACCATCATCTATCCCTCCATCGCTGGGACAGCTTCCTACCTGGCCTCCTCACTTGGCTCTTATGCTCCCCAATCTGTTCCCCAAACAGAACATCCTTTGTAAAATGCACGCTGGCCAAGACTCTCTCCTGCGTAGAACCATCCGATGACTTCCCGTAGTTGCTGAGGCTAAGTCTGAAAGACTCTAAACTCTCCTGCCCCATCTCTCTCTCACTGAACTTCACTTTCTACCCAAGTGGCACGCATTCTCCCCTCCTCCACTTTACCTGGCTATGAACTACTCATCCTCCCCATCTCAGCTTAAATGCTACTTTCTCTAAGCAGCTTTCCACAtcttcctcccctctcttcccaccGGGGACTAAGTGTATCAAAAGCCTTCACAGAGCCCTCATCACaaccaagattttaaaattacaattatttGCTTAGTATCTACCTCACCTGTACCTTACCTACACCACAGCTGCCGTACTTCTCCTATTTGGAGTTTATCTCTTGCCTTGAGGCTCTGAGCCTTGTTTCCTTAACAGCTCCGAGAACTTATTTAGCAGGCACAAAATAagtttttaggctgggcatggtggctcatgcctataatcccagcactttggaatgctgaggcaggagatcacttgagcccagaagttcaagaccagaagtctgagaccagcctgggcaatatagtgacaccctgtctctacaaaaaatttaaaaattatctggttgTGATGGTAccttcctgtagtctcagctactcgggaggctgaggtgggaggactgcttgagcccaggagtttgaggctgcagtgagccatgattgcaccactgcactccagcctgggtgacagtgcaagacccagtctctttaagaagaaaaaaaaaaacaattaaaacaaattttaaaaaatagaagcagTGAATGTCAAGGAGGGTATCTAGCATCATCTAGGAGGTTTTTTCCAAACACATCCCCCTCTCCCAAAGGGGGGCCTGGATCCTGGTGGAGAATTGCTATCTGATGGTGTAGAGAAAAGGTTCAAAATAAtcaaatacaaacaaatagagaaaaataagtaaatccaCCAAGTGGGCTCAGTGGTAGAAGAATTCCTGGAGATAAGTTTAGGctggttattaaaaaaaaaaatgagcaacatGGAGGAGGAGAGCAAAATTCCACGTTAgaatattctgttaatttttaaaatttcaacagaTTATCTTTCACCTATGTTGAAGTCTCCAAAATAAAGACATCATATAAATATCCCTCCCACCCCCTAACAGCTATGgaaatttcttccttcagttcAGTTTTCCTCAGATAACTGAGAAACAAGAACACCATACAGAAGTCCAGTACAGCAGTCCGGAACAATAAAACCCAATGTCAAGTCAATTTCAAACCTAagttaaggccaggtgcagtggctcacacctgtaatctcagcactttgggaggctgaggtgggaggatcgcttgagcccaggagtttgagaccagcttgggcaacgtagcgagaccccatctctaattagaattaaaataaaataaaataactgagttAATAAAATTCTTGCCCAGTGTAGTTCTAGTTGCTACTTAAAACACTaagtacaagaaaaataaaacactgactAGACTATGCTCATGTGTCTGGCTTAAGCTGGCAGAAGGAATGCTGCCTAACTGCAAAGCCAAGTCAGACTCTGCACCCTGCCTTCTCCCCAAAATGAGTCTGAATGTCTTGAAAAGCTTCAAAACACCAGAAtcaaaacaaacttcaaaaacATCTAAAACCACTGTCTTCCTAAAACTCCCTTCACTTCCATGTATACATTTCTAATTGTGACTCAAAGCCACCTTGTAAAGTGTTTAGTCCCACTTAACAGATTTTAAAACTGAAGGCTAAAAGATGAGAAGATTTACCCGAGGTCATGCTACTAATCCAACCAACAGTCGGAAACAGAGTGTTTCCCAACTTTTAACCTAGAAACCCTATTCTCAACTGCACCATGTAGGACATTTCATACCATTTCCTGTTTCCAGACAGAAGACTAGGACAGGAGCTTGGGATTTGCTCAAGTGTCATTTAAAGCTGACACTTGATCTAGAGGGCAGGCTCAAgtgctttttttcttctactgaaCTGGCTAAATACAATCCTCCCTGGAGACAACATGGCAAATGATGCACATGGAAACATAATTTCTAAATCAGTTGACTgggcaaaggggaaaaaaaagattctagAAAGCTAAATGTCTTCCATGGTAAAGAGatcaaatttccttttatttccctttagAAGGGAATTAGCCTGGAGACTTTTGTTAGCAGCAAACACATGGTGAGTGTCAACTTTCAAAGTTCAGCTGGACTGGAGTATTTTGGAGGTGGGAAGGGGGGAAAATGACTCTCTGGATGGAGATCaagtaaaaaattttattttctcccatctcTGACAGACTAATAACATAAGGTTATAAGAGAACAACACTGTAGGCTAACTTTGGGTTCATTTCTGACAATTCaaaatctctctccctctccctgccctccaACTCTCCTCTCTTCCCATCCCCCATCAATAGCCAAGTCGCTAGGCTACTGCAATTAAATAGGGCCAGCTGTTCTGTACAGTGTAAAGCAATAGTGAACAATAACTTACCTCTCCAATTTCATGTTCACGAAGAACAAAACTAAGCGTGTCTGTTCTGGGCCCTGCTACCAAACGCAGGTAGAGTGGATGTTCCCGGTCTGAGAGCTTGCAGGCGTAGACTGGGTAAGGAAACACGCAGCATGTTACAGAGTATTCAGCCATTCCTGAGACCACTTCCCCATTGTGATCCCCTCCTCCAGATCAAGGTAACCATTCAAGTTACCCCAGTCTCCAAGTCGCCAATTGGCTCATCTTATTATTTAATACCAGTAgcccacagtggaataaaatctATTCTGTTTCTGTTCAAATATAAACTGTGCCTTGATTAAGGAGGAAATTATTTTCAAGAATAAATTTTAATAGGTATTAGTCCCAAAATATGCTTATAGTTAACTCTGCTCTTCCttttagaaaacaaagataagagccgggcatggtggctcacgcctgtaatcccaatactttgggaggccgaggtgggcagatcacctgaggccaggagtttgaggctaggagtttgagaccagcctggccaacatggcgaaaccctgtctctaccaaaaatgcaaaaaattagctgggcgtggtggcgggcacctgtaattccagctacttgggaggctgaggcaggagaatcgctcaaacctgggaggtggaggttgcagcaagctgagatagtgccattgcgctcctgcctgggcaacaagagtgaaactgtgtctcaaaaaataaataattttttttttaatggaaaagaaaaaaaaaaaagaaaacaatcaacctAAAAACGGGTCTACAACtcctttaaaaacaataaaaataggccagtcatgctggctcgcacctgtaatcccaacactttgaaaggctgaggcaggaggatcacttgaggccaggagttcaagaccagccagggcaacatagcaaagccctggtctccaaaaaaaaaaaaaaatttttttttttctaattagccaggcataatggtgcccacctacagtcctagctactcaggagactgaggatcacttgagcccaggagttcaaggttacaatgagctatgatcgtgccatggtactccagcctagccgacagagtaagatgctgtctcaaaaaccaaGGCCAggggcttgtgcctgtaatcccagcactttgggaggccgagacaggcggattgcctgaagacaggagtttgagaccagtctggccaccaacatggtgaaaccccgtctctattaaaaatacaaaagttagctgggcatggtggtgggcacttgtaacggcagctacttgggaggctgaggcaggagaatcactggaacccgggaggcggagattgcagtgagccgagattgtgccactgcactctagcctgggcaacagagcaagactgtctcaaacaaacaaaagacaaattttaaaaaatgtatataccatCCAAAGAACATAAAAACAAAGAGTTCTAGAAGCAAATCTCTCTACAGATTAATTAAGAATTAGCAGCTACAAACCAAGCAATCAGAATATAAGCTCTGGTAGCTTCAAGCACAGCTATGTCTCATGCTAGACACACCCATACAGTGACATTGCCAATCATGTTAAAGGATTTGCCAGCCATGGGGGTAATATTTCAACAAGTCACTATTACTTTCAGATTGTACAGCTGAAGTCCAGGTGAGCAGGCAAAGAAACTGGCAGATAAAAATGCCATCGAGCTTCTCTACATTATTGTGGCACTTCCAGATGCACTGCCTTGCCAATTTCCCTGTAGATATAAACTTCCCCCACAATACTAAGCTTGTGACCTCTGGAGGTAGGAACCCTGGTCTGTTCATCTTTGTATTCCACAGGGTCTAGCCCCatggtatgtttttaaaaagatgtatgcATACTCAGCAATGGGCTGGGTTTCATCCTATGTAACTGAAGAACATTACTATCATGTCAAggttaatatattttcttctatagcTACATGAGGCTTTACCCAGAAAAACTAAAGAAAGCTTCAATAGTttattgtacacacacacacacacacacacacaccccaatttCAAATCACATGTAGTGAATCACTGAATCACTACTGTCCACCACTGGTATCAATTTCTGGTCACTGCCTGACCTGGAATATCTCATTCCGTTTCATAtagtaatttaatatttaatattctctTTCTATCCCCTGAATGTGGATATGAAGTTTAGTCAGACCCTAGATCAAAATGTTATTCACTCATCTTATAAGCCTCTGGGGGGCAGAGTACCAAAATGTCCCGGTGTAACACCAAGTGAGACAAGCTAATGAATCAGGAGAGCCCAGGGCTGGGCCATTTCCATCAGTACGCTGAAATGTGCTGTGATGCACATGTGCCTCCCCAGTCGCAAGGTCTCAGCACAGGTCCACCAAACCACTCCATGTACCGATGCACAACAAATGTGGAATGtgcttttgaaaactttaaacaCAGAGGCACTCTTTTGTGtcctaaagaaaattaaaatcaaagcCACTcctaacaataacaaaaaacagcCCCCGCCCCATCCCCCCAACAACACAAAAGAGTCCATAACTGCCCATTGCATATGGATGCTTCCAAGCTCCTCAGACCCACAACTGTCCAACTCAAAAATGTGGACAGCCAGGAAGCACTAAGTGCATGCTAAGATCACCATGGCTTCCAGCATCGGACTCCAGGCTCTGACACAATTGACATGGATGAGACCCACCAGTCTTCCCTCTGCTAATGAGAACAGCAGATGTAAGTAGAAGCACAGACCATTTTCCTTTTAAGCTGGCAGCGTACCTTGGTCTTCCCTGTGACAACGCTTATAAAGTGCAAACTTGGCAGGGCTCTCAGTCACGAGAAACTTTTTGAGCAGGGCCTCGATCACTTCCCCGACAGTGTTTGTGCTGCTGATATGAAGTGTATTCATACAGCCATTGCTACTGGGAGAGAGTTTTCCAGAATTTGGAGAAGTCTGTGGAGGTCTGCAGAGTTCCATCTGTACTTTAATGAAGCCAGTGTAAATCCCATTTGAGTTCTGAAGCAGGGAGAGAAGCACACACTTAGCTGGGTGGATGGTGGCACTTTAGGGAAGGAGCATATCAAAACAAAATGGGAAGGTGAAACACTcctttgttctcttctcttgGAGGTTTGTGGCAAAACTTCACTAAAGATTGCCCCCAAGGGAATGACCTCAGAGGGCGGTTAACACACCAGGCAAAGTGCTTCCAGAGGCAAGGTCTGCAGGGCAGATGTGGCAACTGAAGAAGCCTCCTGATGCTGTGGCTGACTGCTGGCCCCAGACTCATGCCTCTGAAGCTACTGGCAAAAGGTCAGGGCCCATTTGCAAGGTTACAATCCAATGAAGCAGATGCTAGCCAAACCACAAAACTTATTAAAGCTTGGGGGATATGTCTAGGCTACAGGCTCAAAGGAAACAACATCCTCAACTGGTGACTATTATATGCAAAAGGAAGGTCACAATTAGGGCTCTGAAATACCAAAGTCAATAATGAGGAGACAGTAAGAAAATAGGCTATTTTCATTCCTAGTGGCTATATTCATATGCACTGAATTACCAACTTTGCTTAAACTTTTTAACACAGCATATATGCCATACAGCATAGGATGCATTTCAGGTCTCTTaagcagcattttaaaaacaaattcaatcgcttgaggttgcagcaagccaagatcacgccattgctctccagcctgggcaacagagcaagactctgtctcaaaaaaaaaacaaaaaaacaaaaaacaaattcaagCCACTATACTTCACAGTACAGATCTTAAAAACAACTATCTTCGCTGATGGCAGAATTACTATTTCTTAGTTGACAAAAACAGTAATAACAGTTTGGTCTtcgctttttatttttatttttctattcagtatatttggggccaggcgcagtggctcatgtctataatcccagcactttgggaggccgaggcaagcagatcactggaagtcaggagtttgagaccagcctggccaacagggtgaaatcctatctctactaaaaacacacacaaaaaattagctgagtgtggtggcaggcgcctgtaatcccagctactcaaaaggctgaggcaggagaatctcttgaacccagaggcgaggttgcagtgagccgagattataccattacacttcagcctgggcgacagagtgagactccatctcaaaaacaaacaaacaaaaacagtatatTTAGAAAAGATTTACTGTAATGTTTATTAAAACAAACTGTCAAGTGTTACATATAAATGCCACAGTTAAAGTAGAACATTTAAAACTACCTTTATGgtgtgttatttttcttccttcctgcaaGATCAATTTCCAATCCCAACTGATTGAAATCCCAATtgaaaactgttttgttttgttttgtttttttctgtttttgagacagggtctcactgtctcacccaggctggagtgcagtggcacgaacacagctcactgcagcctcaacttcctgagttcaagtgatccgcctgagTAGTGGGggctgcaggcacccgccactatgcctggttaatttttctatttttagtagagatcgggttttgccatgttgactaggctggtctcgaacttttttttttttttttttgagacggagtcttgctctgtcgctcaggctggagtgcagtggtgcaatcgcggctcaccgcaagctccgcctcccaggttcacgccattctcctgcctcagcctcctgagtagctgggactacaggcgcctgccaccacgcccggctaatttttgtatttttagtagagaccgggtttcactgtattagccaggatggtctccatctcctgacctcgtgatctgccggcctcagcctcccaaaagtgctgggattacaggtgtgagccaccatcgaactcttgacttcaagtgatccacccgcctcggcctctcaaaatgctgggattacagatgtgagccactgtgcccagcctaaaatttttatctttaaaatgatatGGATAATTTGTATCTGTTTTAGTCTctatggggaaagaaaaaaaaaaaaaaaaagcaagtagaATTCTCCTTTGATgaaaaaatgtgtttgaaaaagaaatcttGCTGCTGGAACGATGAAGAGGTTACCTTGGGATTTTTCCTCTCCCCTCTTTTTGCAGGAGTTCTACCAGGGAGGGGTTCTTTACCACAAGGGTTTCTATTGAAAGCTCCTCCCCAAGAATCACCGGATTCCATAGGGCCTGTTTTAAACCAATCACCCTGTCCTTTACCAAACTCTGTCAGTTCACAGTAAACAGACT contains:
- the LOC105473456 gene encoding ras association domain-containing protein 3 isoform X2, whose protein sequence is MQLNRKYTFHTKTTSLKDVEKEKETHSYLSKEEIKEKVHKYNLAVTDKLKMTLNSNGIYTGFIKVQMELCRPPQTSPNSGKLSPSSNGCMNTLHISSTNTVGEVIEALLKKFLVTESPAKFALYKRCHREDQVYACKLSDREHPLYLRLVAGPRTDTLSFVLREHEIGEWEAFSLPELQNFLRILDKEEDEQLQNLRGRYAAYRHKLEEALREVWKPD
- the LOC105473456 gene encoding ras association domain-containing protein 3 isoform X3 translates to MPTSEVRYSSKKNNQDVEKEKETHSYLSKEEIKEKVHKYNLAVTDKLKMTLNSNGIYTGFIKVQMELCRPPQTSPNSGKLSPSSNGCMNTLHISSTNTVGEVIEALLKKFLVTESPAKFALYKRCHREDQVYACKLSDREHPLYLRLVAGPRTDTLSFVLREHEIGEWEAFSLPELQNFLRILDKEEDEQLQNLRGRYAAYRHKLEEALREVWKPD